The Glycine soja cultivar W05 chromosome 8, ASM419377v2, whole genome shotgun sequence genome has a window encoding:
- the LOC114422584 gene encoding diphthine methyltransferase homolog, which yields MVFSEETAGIFDIKWSPAGGHASPFLAQADADGYLRIKILGGCCNGVEGANLKEITNGKISNSMCLYLDWNPSATSITVGLSDGSVSIVSLLESKLEIQDEWKAHDFELWTTSFDIHQPNLVYTGSDDCKFSCWDLRDKPPNVVFQSSEVHKMGVCCIEKSPHDPNTLLTGSYDEYLRVWDLRSMSKPLNKTSINLGGGVWRVKHHPFIPGLVLAACMHNGFAIVAIKGNNAEVSETYKKHDSLAYGADWQKGEANHIGGNTKPLVATCSFYDKLVRVWRPGNDIVL from the exons ATGGTTTTTAGTGAGGAAACTGCTGGGATTTTTGACATAAAATGGAGTCCAGCTGGAGGGCATGCAAGTCCTTTTCTAGCTCAAGCAGATGCTGATGGATACTTGAGGATTAAAATACTGGGGGGTTGCTGTAATGGAGTGGAAG GGGCTAATCTAAAGGAGATCACAAATGGAAAAATCAGTAACTCTATGTGCCTGTACCTGGATTGGAATCCTTCAGCTACATCCATCACAGTAGGGCTTTCTGACGGCTCTGTGTCGATTGTTTCTCTTCTTGAATCCAAGCTAGAAATACAAGATGAGTGGAAGGCACATGATTTTGAACTTTGGACAACCTCCTTTGACATCCACCAACCAAATTTGGTATACACCGGCTCTGAtgattgtaaattcagttgctgggatttgcgagataaacCTCCCAATGTGGTATTTCAGAGCTCTGAAGTCCACAAAATGGGTGTTTGTTGCATTGAGAAGAGTCCACATGACCCAAATACCTTGTTAACTGGCAGCTATGATGAATACCTAAGGGTATGGGATTTAAGATCAATGTCAAAACCCCTTAATAAGACTTCAATTAACTTGGGGGGAGGAGTTTGGAGGGTTAAGCACCACCCCTTCATTCCAGGTTTGGTTTTGGCTGCTTGTATGCACAATGGTTTTGCTATTGTCGCCATTAAAGGCAACAATGCTGAAGTGTCGGAAACTTACAAGAAGCATGATTCTCTTGCCTATGGAGCAGACTGGCAGAAAGGAGAAGCAAATCACATAGGTGGGAATACCAAACCTCTAGTGGCTACTTGCTCATTCTATGACAAACTTGTTCGGGTGTGGAGGCCAGGAAATGATATTGTCTTGTAG